A window from Cyprinus carpio isolate SPL01 chromosome A11, ASM1834038v1, whole genome shotgun sequence encodes these proteins:
- the LOC109098536 gene encoding protein snail homolog Sna-like — MPRSFLVKKYFTSKRPNYSELECQNDTLPDRYPLAELPAITSDFPVTCLTTGLVWDVSLLPSLHDPTSPSTLSTSQGPLDLSSPSSVSCSSSGEEDEGRTSDPPSPDSSDTYHPQQTSRPRRSNKNRAGQREDKSEAIVPATRSAFFCKHCPKEYNSLGALKMHIRSHTLPCVCPTCGKAFSRPWLLRGHIRTHTGERPFSCPHCNRAFADRSNLRAHLQTHADVKKYQCSTCSRTFSRMSLLQKHSAAGCCPSTA; from the exons ATGCCTCGGTCTTTCCTGGTAAAAAAGTATTTCACCAGCAAGAGGCCAAACTACAGCGAGTTGGAATGTCAGAACG ATACTTTGCCAGACAGATACCCACTAGCAGAACTTCCAGCGATCACCAGTGACTTCCCAGTAACTTGCTTGACCACTGGACTGGTTTGGGACGTCAGCTTGCTACCTTCCCTACACGATCCCACATCCCCATCCACCCTTTCCACTAGCCAGGGCCCGCTGGACCTCAGCTCCCCGTCCAGCGTCAGCTGCAGCAGCAGTGGGGAAGAAGATGAAGGACGCACGTCTGACCCACCGAGCCCAGATTCCTCAGACACCTACCACCCTCAACAGACCAGCAGGCCGAGACGCAGCAACAAGAACAGGGCAGGACAGAGAGAGGACAAGAGCGAGGCCATTGTACCAGCCACTCGATCGGCCTTCTTCTGCAAGCACTGTCCCAAAGAATACAACAGTCTCGGTGCCCTGAAGATGCACATCCGCTCACACACACTACCATGCGTCTGTCCCACCTGTGGAAAGGCCTTCTCGCGACCCTGGCTGTTAAGAGGACACATTCGCACGCATACAG GTGAGCGTCCGTTCTCCTGCCCACACTGTAACCGTGCCTTCGCGGACCGCTCTAACCTCCGCGCGCACCTGCAGACCCACGCAGATGTGAAGAAATACCAGTGCAGCACCTGTTCTCGCACCTTCAGCCGCATGTCCTTGCTGCAGAAACACAGTGCAGCCGGCTGCTGCCCCTCCACGGCCTGA
- the LOC109098307 gene encoding ubiquitin carboxyl-terminal hydrolase CYLD-like, translated as MERNEEGQERYFIVARRSKKGLSRGSIGRADAETATGDLIGMVYGGGGSARSSGTVKKQDTCPLTRHQAQLLLFVSPASRRLELLRNVQLFTKICALAQEDLVVVKHKKDFQPCLVKNLIQLGKKDKPGVLQMLGFELDLVDTEHDILSKTAPLPFFSAADIVQVAPSHLNTRQPLRDSGDLDFKRKEVSRINSMPALNSHNAKKQSISNTDVSSSIQALSQYSLEVGSMAEVISLNGLTVYGVIRWIGVPEGKKNCWAGLELDNEATTCSDGTFGTKRYFTCEGNKALYVPLTNCKPDSRFLFIPNEIPKTIILYLDATLFSLFTSSTAFNRMFNRSADSDEGISHILRWDIVNRLRRSGFVPAESVMKFRKQLGCKSFATEEKDPEEFITLLLKHVLHIEPLLKIRSHGELAQDAYTHQIIVEKNQVRAVPSVQQLLEMSFVSSNLKFEEIPSCLIVQMPRFGKKFKMFPKIIPSTELDITDILHCSPKECFLCGHLAEYECFQCLMDHKLQPGKIKQYCSTCNTQVHIHPSRKEHTPHKLTDPDHLPEDAPVERHQMQLFAVLCIDTSHYVSFVKYGPNPRSWIFFNSMADRCGDDKNGYNVPVIRSCPEIGDFFSQSEEEMSKADVRECSELVRRLLCDSYMCLYQRTE; from the exons ATGGAACGGAACGAGGAAGGACAGGAGCGCTACTTTATTGTAGCGAGGAGAAGTAAGAAGGGCTTATCTCGCGGGTCTATTGGGCGCGCGGATGCGGAGACAGCAACAGGAGATCTCATAGGAATGGTTTATGGAGGAGGTGGCAGTGCCAGGAGCAGTGGCACGGTGAAGAAGCAGGACACATGCCCACTCACACGCCATCAAGCTCAGCTACTTCTGTTCGTTTCTCCCGCCAGCAGGCGGCTGGAGCTCCTGCGCAACGTCCAGCTCTTCACTAAAATCTGTGCTCTTGCTCAGGAGGATCTTGTAGTGGTCAAACACAAGAAGGACTTTCAGCCATGCCTCGTCAAAAATCTGATTCAATTAGGCAAGAAAGACAAACCAGGAGTCTTGCAGATGCTGGGATTTGAGCTGGACTTAGTG GACACTGAGCATGATATTTTGTCGAAGACTGCTCCTCTCCCCTTCTTCAGCGCAGCTGACATTGTCCAGGTGGCTCCATCGCATTTAAACACCAGGCAACCGCTGAGAGACAGTGGTGATTTGG attttaaaaggaAAGAGGTGTCTCGCATTAATTCCATGCCAGCTCTCAACTCACACAATGCAAAAAAGCAAAGTATAAGTAACACGGATGTGTCCAGCTCCATTCAGGCCTTGTCCCAATATTCTTTGGAGGTGGGGTCCATGGCAGAGGTCATATCTTTGAATGGACTGACCGTGTATGGGGTGATCAGATGGATTGGAGTTCCAGAGGGAAAGAAAAATTGCTGGGCAGGACTTGAGCTG GACAATGAGGCGACAACTTGTTCAGATGGGACATTTGGTACAAAGCGGTATTTCACCTGTGAAGGAAACAAAGCCTTGTATGTGCCTCTGACCAACTGCAAACCAGACAGCAGATTTCTGTTCATCCCGAATGAGATCCCAAAAACCATT attCTCTATCTAGATGCCACTCTCTTTAG TCTCTTCACATCATCCACAGCTTTCAACAGAATGTTTAACAGATCAGCAGATAGCGACGAAGgcatttcacacattttaagaTGGGACATTGTGAACCGTTTACGCAG ATCAGGCTTTGTTCCAGCAGAGAGTGTGATGAAGTTTCGTAAACAGCTGGGCTGCAAATCTTTTGCTACAGAGGAGAAAG ATCCAGAGGAGTTCATCACCCTACTACTAAAGCATGTTTTACACATAGAGCCATTGCTCAAAATTAG gtcacaTGGAGAGTTGGCACAGGATGCCTATACGCATCAGATCATTGTAGAGAAGAATCAGGTGCGAGCTGTGCCTTCAGTTCAACAGCTGCTTGAAATGTCTTTCGTGTCAAGCAATCTAAAGTTTGAAGAG ATTCCATCTTGCCTTATAGTTCAGATGCCACGGTTTGGAAAGAAGTTCAAGATGTTCCCTAAAATCATTCCCTCAACAGAGCTGGACATCACAGACATCTTGCATTGTT CTCCCAAGGAATGTTTTCTGTGTGGTCATCTTGCTGAATATGAGTGTTTCCAGTGCCTGATGGACCATAAGCTCCAACCAGGCAAAATTAAGCAGTATTGCTCCACCTGCAACACACAG GTTCACATTCATCCCTCCCGAAAGGAACATACTCCTCACAAACTTACAGATCCAGATCATCTTCCAGAAGATGCACCTGTAGAGAGGCACCAGATGCAGCTGTTTGCAGTCCTCTGTATAGACACCAGCCATTATGTATCTTTTGTCAAATATGGGCCTAACCCACGGTCCTGGATCTTTTTCAACAGCATGGCTGACCGATGCG GTGATGATAAGAATGGCTACAACGTTCCTGTGATCAGGTCCTGTCCTGAGATTGGAGACTTCTTTTCACAATCTGAAGAGGAAATGTCCAAAGCGGATGTGAGAGAGTGCAGTGAGCTGGTGCGCAGACTGCTGTGTGATTCATACATGTGTCTATATCAGAGAACAGAGTGA
- the LOC109098535 gene encoding DNA topoisomerase 1-like — protein sequence MSGDHSHNDSQIDSGSRYNDSHKHKDKYKDKEHKHKDHKKDKEREKSKYSNSEHRDSSDKKHRDKDKERLKLKDGSLDKQKDKHKEKKKEERSFDGKPKKEKENGFESPFIKSEPENDDFYHSLKHEKSLKRVHDDDDAEFKPKKIKTEDDRSEKKAKKRKQEEEDIKPKKKTKGKKGEVATDGKKKAKKEPEEKWKWWEEERYTDGVKWKFLEHKGPVFAPPYDPLPSNVKFYYDGKHMKLSPAAEEVATFFAKMLDHEYTTKEVFQKNFFKDWRKEMTSEEKSKITDLKKCDFSEMSEYFKAQSEARKAMTKEEKQKIKEENERILQEYGFCLMDNHKERIANFRIEPPGLFRGRGDHPKMGMLKRRIRPEDIIINCSKDSKHPKPPPGTKWKEVRHDNKVTWLVSWTENIQGSIKYIMLNPSSRIKGEKDWQKYETARQLKKCVDRIRAQYRDDWKSKEMRIRQRAVALYFIDKLALRAGNEKEEGETADTVGCCSLRVEHLTLHQEMDGQEYVVEFDFLGKDSIRYYNKVPVEKRVFKNLQLFMEDKEPEDDLFDRLNTSILNKHLQELMDGLTAKVFRTYNASITLQQQLNEITNSEDNVPAKILSYNRANRAVAILCNHQRAPPKTFEKSMQNLQTKIDAKKEQLADAKRELKSAKADAKVRRDEKSKKAVESKKKAVQRIEEQLMKLEVQATDREENKQIALGTSKLNYLDPRISVAWCKKFGIPIEKIYNKTQREKFAWAIDMAEKDFQF from the exons ATGAGTGGGGACCATTCCCACAACGATTCCCAG ATCGACTCGGGATCCAGATATAATG ATTCTCACAAACACAAAGATAAATACAAGgacaaagaacacaaacacaaggaCCACAAGAAAGACAAAGAACGTGAGAAATCAAAGTACAGCAACAG CGAACACAGGGACTCCTCGGATAAAAAGCACAGAGATAAAGATAAAGAGAGGCTGAAGCTCAAAGATGGATCCTTAGACAAGCAGAAGGACAAacacaaagagaagaaaaaggaaGAAAGG TCTTTCGATGGCAAGcccaaaaaagagaaagagaatggATTTGAAAG CCCTTTCATCAAGTCTGAACCTGAGAATGACGACTTCTACCACTCTCTTAAACACGAGAAGTCTCTGAAGAGAGTGCACGATGATGATGA TGCAGAGTTCAagcccaaaaaaattaaaaccgaGGATGACAGAAGCGAAAAGAAGGCAAAAAAACGTAAACAGGAAGAAGAG GACATAAAGCCCAAAAAGAAGACAAAGGGCAAGAAAGGGGAAGTTGCCACAGATGgcaagaaaaaagcaaaaaaggagCCAGAAGAGAAGTGGAAATG GTGGGAGGAGGAGAGGTACACAGATGGCGTGAAATGGAAGTTTTTGGAACACAAAGGGCCTGTATTTGCTCCACCATATGATCCTCTTCCCAGCAATGTCAAGTTCTATTATGACG GAAAACACATGAAACTGAGCCCTGCTGCAGAGGAGGTGGCCACCTTCTTCGCAAAAATGTTGGACCATGAGTACACCACTAAGGAGGTTTTCCAGAAAAACTTCTTTAAAGATTGGAGGAAG GAAATGACGTCtgaagagaaatccaaaatcacAGATCTGAAAAAGTGTGACTTCTCTGAAATGAGCGAATATTTCAAAGCTCAATCTGAAGCCAGGAAGGCCATGACTAAAGAAGAGAAACAG aaaattaaagaggAGAATGAGCGCATTCTGCAGGAGTATGGCTTCTGTCTCATGGACAATCACAAAGAGCGCATCGCTAACTTCCGTATTGAGCCTCCAGGCTTGTTCCGTGGCAGAGGTGACCATCCCAAAATGGGCATGTTGAAGCGTCGTATCCGACCTGAGGACATTATCATTAACTGCAGCAA GGACTCAAAGCATCCTAAACCACCACCTGGAACAAAGTGGAAGGAGGTTCGTCATGACAACAAGGTGACGTGGCTGGTGTCCTGGACTGAGAATATCCAAGGCTCTATCAAATACATCATGCTGAATCCCAGTTCAAGAATCAAG GGAGAGAAGGATTGGCAGAAATATGAAACAGCCCGTCAATTGAAAAAGTGTGTGGATCGGATCCGTGCACAATACCGAGACGACTGGAAATCAAAAGAGATGAGGATCAGACAGCGTGCTGTTGCTCTTTACTTCATTGACAAG CTGGCACTGAGAGCAGGTAATGAAAAAGAGGAAGGAGAGACGGCTGACACAGTGGGTTGCTGCTCACTTAGAGTGGAACATCTAACTCTTCATCAAGAGATGGATGGCCAGGAGTATGTGGTGGAGTTTGACTTCCTTGGTAAAGACTCCATTAGATACTACAACAAAGTCCCCGTAGAGAAGAGg gtTTTCAAAAATCTGCAGCTGTTCATGGAGGACAAGGAGCCGGAGGATGACCTCTTTGACCGTCTCAAT ACCTCCATTTTGAATAAGCATCTTCAGGAGCTGATGGATGGCCTTACGGCTAAAGTGTTCCGTACTTACAATGCCTCCATCACACTACAGCAGCAGCTGAATGAAATCACAAACT ctgaagACAACGTTCCTGCGAAGATCCTTTCCTACAATCGTGCTAACCGAGCAGTAGCCATCTTGTGTAACCACCAGAGGGCACCACCCAAGACGTTTGAGAAGTCCATGCAAAATCTTCAGACAAAG ATTGACGCAAAGAAGGAACAGCTTGCTGATGCTAAAAGAGAACTGAAAAGTGCCAAGGCTGACGCCAAAGTACGCAGAGATGAGAAATCCAAGAA GGCCGTGGAGTCCAAGAAGAAAGCTGTGCAGAGGATCGAGGAGCAGCTGATGAAGCTGGAGGTACAGGCCACCGACAGAGAGGAGAACAAGCAGATCGCCCTGGGTACCTCCAAGCTCAACTACCTGGACCCACGTATCTCAGTAGCCTG GTGCAAGAAGTTTGGCATCCCAATAGAGAAGATCTACAACAAAACTCAGCGTGAGAAATTTGCCTGGGCTATTGACATGGCTGAGAAAGACTTCCAATTTTAA
- the LOC122146556 gene encoding protein snail homolog Sna-like — protein MPRSFLVKKYFTSKRPNYSELECQNDTLPDRYPLAELPAITSDFPVTCLTTGLVWDVSLLPSLHDPTSPSTLSTSQGPLDLSSPSSVSCSSSGEEDEGRTSDPPSPDSSDTYHPQQTSRPRRSNKNRAGQREDKSEAIVPATRSAFFCKHCPKKYNSLGGPEDAHPLTHTTMRLSHLHLIADF, from the exons ATGCCTCGGTCTTTCCTGGTAAAAAAGTATTTCACCAGCAAGAGGCCAAACTACAGCGAGTTGGAATGTCAGAACG ATACTTTGCCAGACAGATACCCACTAGCAGAACTTCCAGCGATCACCAGTGACTTCCCAGTAACTTGCTTGACCACTGGACTGGTTTGGGACGTCAGCTTGCTACCTTCCCTACACGATCCCACATCCCCATCCACCCTTTCCACTAGCCAGGGCCCGCTGGACCTCAGCTCCCCGTCCAGCGTCAGCTGCAGCAGCAGTGGGGAAGAAGATGAAGGACGCACGTCTGACCCACCGAGCCCAGATTCCTCAGACACCTACCACCCTCAACAGACCAGCAGGCCGAGACGCAGCAACAAGAACAGGGCAGGACAGAGAGAGGACAAGAGCGAGGCCATTGTACCAGCCACTCGATCGGCCTTCTTCTGCAAGCACTGTCCCAAAAAATACAACAGTCTCGGTGGCCCTGAAGATGCACATCCGCTCACACACACTACCATGCGTCTGTCCCACCTGCACCTAATAGCAGATTTCTGA